The bacterium region TGGCCTGTGCAGCGCCCACCGGCGCTGTCGTAGGGGCGGGATATATCCCGCCCGCAGGCTTTACACACCCCGCCCGCGCCTGCGGCGCGGGCGCCCCTCTCGAGAGGGGACTAAAGCCAAGGCAGCCATAACATTGCAGCAAACGGAAGCGCCGGGGTGTGATGGTTGCGCCCCGGCGCTTGTTGTGCCAATGCGTTGTGATTACTTCCCCTACCGTATCGCGCTCACGATCCCGCTGCGCGCGGGCGGGGGAAGGTCCGCCGGGCGGCAGTCGTAGTAGCGCTCGCGGGCGGCCTCCGGGGTCAGGAACTCCACCCGGCTGAAACCGGCCCCCTCCAGCAGCGCTTGCATCTCATCTCTGGTGAAAAAACTGACAAACGGCTCGCCCAGGCCCGCCACGTGCACGCCCAACTGCGAGAAAGACAGCTGTGCTCTGGCCTCGGGCGGCAGGAAAGTGAGCACTATCCGGCTGCCCGGCGGGAACGCGGCCACAGAGCGCAGGGTGGATTCTATCGCGGCCCGCTCCAGGTACATGCACACGCCAAGCCAGGAGAAAAAGGCCGGTGCATCGGGCTGGACCCCCTGACGGCGCAGACCCTCCAGCAGAGACTCGTGCGCGAAATCAATCTGGATGAAAGAAACGTTCGGGGGGATCGCAAGCCCGGCGGCGTCGAGGTGGGCGCGTTTCTCGGCCTGGGTGCCGGCATGGTCGACCTCCAGGATTTGCAGCCCCTTCGCCCACTCGGGCTGCCGCAGGGCGAACGTGTCGAACCCGGCGCCGAGGAGCACGTAACGGGTCACACCCCGTGCCACCGACTCCTGCAGGCAGTCCTCGGCGAAACGCGAGCGCAGCACCACGTGCGAGCGCAGGGCTATGTTCTCGGGGGTTTGGAAACGCTCGGGCGTCGAGCGTATCTTACTTTCGGTCCCCTCGCCCAGCAGGCGCAAGGCCAGCGGGTCGTCCAGGATCAGCGGGCAGGCGTCGAATATCTGGTGGGCGGCGCGCAGGTAGGCGACGCCCACGGCGGTGCGGCTGGCTTGACGGTCTGTCATTTTTAGGGATACCTACGACGAGGTGAGAAGCAATCCAACGGAAGAGTCCGTATCACCCCTCTACAATCTTTACGGCCTCATCCCTCCCTGCGCGAACTCCTCCATCTGCTCCTGGAGGGTTTTCTGACGCGCGTACACGGCCCGGAAACTATCCTTGAGGAACACTTTCTCCAGGCGGAAACTCTCCTGGCCCAGGCCTGCGGCCTGCATGTGAAGGCGGACCTCCTCGGGCTGCAGGCCGAACCCCATCTTGAGCGGCTCGCGCAGGTAGATCTGCCCGTTGGGCTTGAGCCGCGCGGCCAGGGCCTTGACCACCTCCGCGCGCGAGTCCGGGGCGATGTCGTGCAGCACGAAATGCACGAACACCACGTCATACACCCCGCTCTCCAGGGCGGCGCTGAAAATGTCGCCCAGCACGAAATCCACATTGCCGAACGCGGCCAGCTCGGCCCGGGCGCACTCTAACCATTTCTCGGAGATGTCCAGGCAGGTGAGCCGTCCACCGCCCGCGCTCAACGCGCGCGCCAGGTGAACGGCCGCCGCGCCGCTGCCGCTGCCGAAATCGAGCACCCGCTCGCTTCCCTTGAGCCTGAGCGAGCGCACATAGCTACCGTAGGAAAGGCTCCACAGGCGGTTGTTCACCACCCGCTCCACCTTGACCAGCCATTCCGGGGGGTTGGTGTAGTCCACGTCGATTTTCCTTGTCACTTTACCTGGCGCGGAATTAAGAACCGCTCTAAAGATAGCACGCCGGGCCCGGTTCTACCAGTCTATCTCGTTCAGCGCGCGGTCGATCTCCTCGCGGAACTGGAACTGGGGTTCCTGCCGCTGCGGGACCTCGTCCTTCTCGAACCAGGGCCGCTCCAGGATCGGCACATGCGCGCCCGGCGGGTCGAGGGCCACCACCGTGTCGCCGCGCCAGCGGACCTTGTACTCGCGGCCGTCCAGCTTCTCGACGCGGGTCTCGGTGCTCTGCGGGTATTCCAGGCTCAGGCGCTGGCCGGTTTTAGCCCCTGAGAACTGTACATAGGTTCCGTTCCAGACAGGTTCCACCTCGCGGCCGTCCACCCGGCAGCGCACCGCGGCGCGGTCCACCCAACCGGGGGCGCGCAGCAGCACCACGGCATCCCGGTAGAGCACGGCCTCGACTTTGCCTTGGTACGGAAGGCTGCTCTCCACCCGGCAGGCGGCGGTCTCCTTGTTGAGGGCCAGATTCACCCGCACCGTGTCGCCGCTGACCGTCACGATCCGGCGCCAGGCCAGGAACAGGCCCCAGGCCCCGTGCGGGGCGCAGCAGTTCTGGATCGCGTTTTTGACCCGCGCGTGGTCGTCAACGAGGTCGTTGGGCGCGCCCCAGCCCACAAAGCAGCC contains the following coding sequences:
- a CDS encoding class I SAM-dependent methyltransferase, translated to MTDRQASRTAVGVAYLRAAHQIFDACPLILDDPLALRLLGEGTESKIRSTPERFQTPENIALRSHVVLRSRFAEDCLQESVARGVTRYVLLGAGFDTFALRQPEWAKGLQILEVDHAGTQAEKRAHLDAAGLAIPPNVSFIQIDFAHESLLEGLRRQGVQPDAPAFFSWLGVCMYLERAAIESTLRSVAAFPPGSRIVLTFLPPEARAQLSFSQLGVHVAGLGEPFVSFFTRDEMQALLEGAGFSRVEFLTPEAARERYYDCRPADLPPPARSGIVSAIR
- a CDS encoding class I SAM-dependent methyltransferase, with the translated sequence MTRKIDVDYTNPPEWLVKVERVVNNRLWSLSYGSYVRSLRLKGSERVLDFGSGSGAAAVHLARALSAGGGRLTCLDISEKWLECARAELAAFGNVDFVLGDIFSAALESGVYDVVFVHFVLHDIAPDSRAEVVKALAARLKPNGQIYLREPLKMGFGLQPEEVRLHMQAAGLGQESFRLEKVFLKDSFRAVYARQKTLQEQMEEFAQGGMRP